A stretch of Lathyrus oleraceus cultivar Zhongwan6 chromosome 6, CAAS_Psat_ZW6_1.0, whole genome shotgun sequence DNA encodes these proteins:
- the LOC127093358 gene encoding uncharacterized protein LOC127093358, with translation MNSAESNPRHVPPNPTTQPFLSKFKKFTFQTLPLLILFTAIALGFTKSNYYKLHYLKYSLKSQTLFHSLFSPPKHVSTPSHCVLWMAPFLSGGGYSSESWSYILSLHSHIKMRSFKLAIEHHGDLESWDFWDGLPQDMKSLATELYQTKCNMNETIVICHSEPGAWYPPLFQTVPCPPSLYHDFKSVIGRTMFETDRVNDEHVERCNRMDYVWVPTEFHKSTFIESGVIPSKVVKIVQPIDVKFFDPVKYEPLDLDSTAEWILGSGESKGFVFLSIFKWEYRKGWDVLLKSYLKEFSKDDSVALYLLTNPYHTDSDFGNKILDFVENSDFEEPDCGWASVYVIDTHIAQSDLPRVYRAADAFVLPSRGEGWGRPLVEAMSMSLPVIATNWSGPTEFLTEDNSYPLPVDRMSEVMEGPFEGHLWAEPSEHKLQFLMRQVVDNPAEAKAIGRKAREDMIRQFSPEIVAEIVADHIQNILGR, from the coding sequence ATGAATTCCGCTGAATCAAACCCCCGCCATGTTCCGCCCAATCCAACAACCCAACCCTTCCTATCAAAATTCAAAAAATTCACATTTCAAACCCTCCCCTTATTGATTCTATTTACAGCAATCGCATTAGGTTTCACAAAATCAAACTACTATAAACTTCATTACTTGAAATACTCTCTCAAATCACAAACCCTTTTTCATTCACTCTTTTCACCCCCAAAACATGTTTCTACACCCTCCCATTGTGTTCTATGGATGGCTCCTTTCCTTTCAGGTGGTGGGTATAGCTCGGAAAGTTGGTCTTACATTTTATCTCTTCATAGTCACATAAAAATGCGTTCTTTTAAGTTAGCAATTGAGCACCATGGTGATCTTGAATCTTGGGATTTTTGGGACGGTTTGCCACAGGATATGAAGAGTTTGGCAACTGAGTTGTACCAAACAAAGTGTAATATGAATGAGACCATTGTGATTTGTCATAGTGAGCCTGGTGCTTGGTATCCTCCGTTGTTTCAAACCGTGCCATGTCCACCGTCTCTTTACCATGATTTTAAGTCTGTGATTGGTAGGACTATGTTTGAGACTGATAGAGTGAATGATGAACATGTTGAGCGTTGTAATAGAATGGATTATGTTTGGGTTCCTACAGAGTTTCATAAGTCTACATTTATTGAAAGTGGGGTTATTCCTTCCAAGGTGGTGAAGATTGTTCAACCTATTGATGTGAAGTTCTTTGATCCTGTCAAGTATGAGCCGTTGGATCTTGATTCTACGGCGGAATGGATTTTAGGTTCTGGAGAGAGTAAGGGTTTTGTGTTTCTAAGTATCTTCAAGTGGGAGTATAGGAAAGGGTGGGATGTGTTGTTAAAATCATATTTGAAGGAGTTTTCGAAAGATGATAGTGTTGCTTTATACTTGTTGACAAATCCTTATCATACCGACAGTGATTTTGGGAACAAAATATTGGATTTTGTTGAAAATTCTGATTTTGAAGAACCGGATTGTGGTTGGGCTTCAGTTTATGTTATTGATACACACATTGCACAAAGTGACTTGCCTAGGGTTTACAGGGCGGCGGATGCTTTCGTTCTTCCTTCAAGAGGGGAAGGATGGGGAAGACCTCTGGTGGAAGCCATGTCAATGTCGTTGCCTGTGATTGCTACGAATTGGTCGGGACCGACTGAGTTTTTGACAGAGGATAATAGCTATCCACTGCCAGTAGATAGAATGAGTGAAGTAATGGAAGGTCCATTCGAGGGACATCTTTGGGCTGAACCTTCTGAACATAAACTCCAGTTTCTTATGAGGCAGGTGGTGGATAATCCGGCTGAGGCTAAAGCCATAGGTAGGAAGGCAAGAGAGGACATGATAAGACAGTTCTCGCCTGAGATTGTGGCAGAAATTGTTGCAGACCACATCCAAAACATATTAGGGAGGTAA